Proteins from a genomic interval of Deinococcus aetherius:
- a CDS encoding GIY-YIG nuclease family protein, with amino-acid sequence MLPLDNFYLLRGVNRRVSACRSCTRRKLKENYDALPKEEHQARNRKAYERRKQKQGLSLDAPDGLLHIAVTRDEVKTAALKAIGHVPFRISGVYAIRNLKTGQVYVGSAHDVRSRWGTHFWRLNQGNHHSPRLQRAWNRDGAECFQFDLLEAISDRSILILVEQAWIDFLHAFAVHGGYNVSATAGSTAGRPSSEKQKQVARQRALASARPYRVTWPDGRTETVPNLRVFCEQQGLHQSAMRKLAAGKQTAPHRGFRCARVSDVSG; translated from the coding sequence ATGCTTCCCCTCGACAACTTCTACCTGTTGCGTGGCGTGAACAGACGGGTGTCGGCCTGTAGGTCATGTACCAGGCGGAAATTAAAGGAAAACTACGATGCCCTTCCCAAGGAAGAGCATCAAGCCCGCAACAGGAAAGCTTACGAGCGCCGCAAGCAGAAGCAAGGGCTCAGCCTCGATGCCCCTGACGGCCTGTTGCATATTGCTGTCACGCGCGACGAGGTAAAGACGGCAGCCCTCAAGGCCATCGGGCACGTCCCCTTCCGTATCAGCGGCGTCTACGCCATCCGTAACCTGAAGACCGGTCAGGTCTACGTGGGCAGCGCCCATGACGTGAGGTCTCGCTGGGGTACCCACTTCTGGCGCCTCAATCAGGGAAACCATCATTCCCCACGCCTTCAAAGAGCCTGGAACCGTGACGGAGCTGAATGCTTTCAATTCGACCTGCTGGAGGCAATCAGCGACAGGTCCATTCTTATCCTGGTCGAACAGGCATGGATCGACTTTCTCCATGCCTTCGCTGTCCACGGGGGCTACAACGTCTCCGCCACCGCTGGAAGTACGGCAGGCAGGCCCTCCAGTGAGAAGCAGAAGCAGGTGGCACGGCAACGTGCCCTTGCCTCTGCGCGACCTTACCGGGTGACCTGGCCGGACGGCAGGACGGAGACGGTACCCAACCTTCGCGTCTTCTGTGAGCAGCAGGGCTTGCACCAGTCGGCCATGAGGAAACTGGCAGCCGGGAAGCAGACGGCGCCGCATAGAGGGTTTCGCTGCGCCCGCGTAAGTGACGTATCGGGGTAG
- a CDS encoding phage tail tape measure protein yields MVTISTLVGAAHLELAADTSRARADIQQFARDVSGMLGNLSRPLKIQFEQGGRSNPIRDSLKETEQAASETQRRIDALFQRSGDSARASAESIRQGLREQAEEARRVSREQAAATREAAQVARQETQQQAQAARQALREQASEARRVSREQAAAAREVDRATRLAAQQQAQAVKQSLREQAAEATRVAREQATAAREAERNAKQQAQAEKALQQALQETIRSLDAEQRSIRNLWQAGRVLGPELVQAQRDIQERALVATAALDKQSDAYRRLTQVAAAAQRTQDQATGRVTPGGFSAGVVSGIQNSGLFNQLAANAGLANTAQNLGIVSQAFTGAKKSAVEFGGATNAAAITTGVMSAAGAGLALGLGAVATGFLSLGRVGLEQTKTLQGGLNTLQANGLRDLDGFQKQVRSLKEELGTVGKSLSVASLTATAADLVKANLSASDSLTVLAASSKLAAAENTNLNQTSAQLLMNVRQYGLGVEQAGRVADMFAKAGNLAAGTANDLSLGFGKVGGTGLQAGIAMNDLLGMLVELDLKGMSAADVGADALRTALSSLADPSEKAKGILKGLGVQIDDTSGKARPAGAIMADLGEKMRGMGITFNAATGQLEGNGEALRTVAGLMDTRAAAAVISLTGEWRKHGQVIQESAGYATEYADIMNQGVEPAQRRLNTALEDAGLALVKSFAGPLANLLDKVITPGIETLGKFVEKLEGVRSPGELKASLKITAEDSNTVAVLKLLTGAGVALSTGTDGKGGVAGMAAGAQKQIDDLVRAFNVAQLQGALVQAGVLERQFNPLKQLAQARAIGADVPKYQQLLADALNKNTQASQALLRGLQPQTGTGSPSMSTGVAGLWTANTIAALKDVFVNDPRVSSDCAIIASRILQTIGVSIKPSANAAQLERNAVAAGAQRVGVQGANTGDLVVYSSGNGRKYGATSGKHVAVVVGRDKKGNLLIIENPGSSNTQVVPIYDTQNAAVYRFKESPISASSPAGRYGTAGASAPSPVAPADPNAGLKKALDQGYHLINQYRAALRSGGEVWQTKAKAALDEFLKNNRAAVGGLKDDLASLSRLTSGRTTARSGYGQGYDRLKGQLGEAESLYKLSDDARGYVKSLDAIAVAAHRAADAEENKNGKTRKYYALLGLAGDATGKARSQRDALQRDEDQADREGERRAREAQGRRARVAEAARQGNITLAEQELDRLQQMRENDLRAVGKNAEARVAVERRYAGQIYAAQVAVAERRRKDALADAANGPAQERAQAETVAQNAYTATVTKAAADRDARLQQVEEESEERRKARQQQTQAVIQAGRQLDVQLAQAHLKKLEGLRDADLKKAGDNAAQRVAVEKRYAQGVRAAQESIAQAQYTVAERAALSGPAQNREDALRLAREERDAALRAAASTTRVDDAIEQQAVKVRSLRDSYHQLAESVREKVEAGTFDEQAQQDATRQFNELGRAAREAGLYHDQYAEGARKSTWEAIQGGRAAQEYQGHLRDLDGQLEASEAAQTGAAQRAADLASSLDDLGDRAGALATLNAALDAVMEAAGRGENVGQAVSFLTGEIDGLSASLDRGALERAQNFLANVRAEQDTRADEVATTAEQAQGSRDQADAGRVAGLAKAGVFGLTNFLGGAANSFFGERFWTQLGEQGRERFRAELDMLTPADFAKLGETALRGLSDRIGDAPEWADLKAKVNAGITMALENGATDAGYQDLNMLLTQFEGLDAGASDYADTLRDGLLPELKRIRDTATDPALKDMADRAITRLEGEVDAARSLADALQEAKQAQLDRDKAAGRVSEAEYIDRRTGILASAEIARYARESQGLTGAAALAAQVQYQERLGAIYADGDRQRQDLTLRIQDETLAVQRQREVDELEDRHQRGLISETNYLQARQVQAEQAARDEFARRVRGLKEGSEEYRAAEKKLQADLTAIRQQGERDRASGLKAAQDELTAATREYAQAIGETERPYQTQIANLELLKQKYPELASGIDQLIGKYRELQAAADFGPLASSLGAAAGILGKNGPLNATISAGLSGLEAFFSAGGKAGGRGAILMGAAAFVGGLVDVFKTGDEDVDAVVGTLVSGLQATLMQLAQGNWVGALLTGVATLVGTVIDLFRGGRNSARKAAREIADATKDVKFFDVSKYAKVVSRGGFLGFLGFKKAELDEEAVSFAKTLGDAIYEAIQGGMLDGIKAGKTSFTALGLDLKKSLAQNILQGLIDGFLKGEVMKNIIQPFLDRFIAAKKTADPRDDVQAAADLQQAVVSGNAEMADFYNNVLVPTSKQLGVFGVDAETGTETGSSLGGNAATDLGLASAPTGVVAAPDWAAPLNAALPPFTRALVAVTPLLERLTDEGIGVNAVSSVVVRASSDLRAYATR; encoded by the coding sequence GTGGTCACCATTTCGACTCTCGTAGGAGCTGCTCACCTGGAGCTTGCCGCCGACACGTCCCGGGCAAGGGCCGATATTCAACAGTTCGCCCGGGACGTGTCGGGGATGCTGGGGAACCTCTCCCGGCCCCTGAAAATTCAGTTCGAGCAGGGGGGCAGATCGAACCCCATCCGCGACAGCCTCAAGGAGACGGAGCAGGCGGCGTCCGAGACGCAACGCCGAATTGACGCCCTGTTCCAGCGGAGTGGCGATTCGGCACGCGCGTCGGCCGAGTCCATCAGGCAGGGCCTCCGCGAGCAGGCCGAGGAAGCCAGGCGGGTGTCCAGGGAGCAGGCCGCTGCCACTCGGGAGGCGGCCCAGGTCGCTCGGCAGGAAACGCAGCAGCAGGCGCAGGCCGCACGGCAAGCTCTTCGGGAGCAGGCCTCAGAGGCCAGGCGGGTGTCCAGGGAGCAGGCCGCTGCCGCCCGCGAAGTTGACCGTGCGACACGGCTGGCCGCCCAGCAGCAGGCACAGGCGGTCAAGCAGTCCCTGCGTGAGCAGGCCGCAGAGGCCACGAGGGTCGCTCGTGAGCAGGCGACCGCTGCCCGGGAGGCCGAGCGAAACGCGAAGCAGCAGGCACAGGCCGAAAAGGCGCTTCAGCAGGCCCTCCAGGAAACAATCCGCAGCCTGGATGCCGAGCAGCGCAGCATACGCAACCTCTGGCAGGCGGGGCGCGTTCTCGGGCCCGAGCTGGTGCAGGCCCAGCGGGACATTCAGGAGCGTGCCCTCGTTGCCACCGCCGCCCTGGACAAGCAGAGCGACGCCTACCGGCGCCTGACCCAGGTCGCGGCAGCGGCCCAGCGCACCCAGGATCAGGCGACAGGCCGAGTGACGCCCGGGGGCTTCTCGGCGGGGGTCGTGAGCGGCATTCAGAACTCCGGGCTGTTCAACCAGCTCGCCGCGAATGCCGGACTGGCGAACACGGCTCAGAACCTCGGCATCGTGTCCCAGGCTTTCACGGGCGCGAAGAAGAGCGCCGTCGAGTTCGGCGGGGCGACGAACGCCGCCGCGATCACCACGGGAGTCATGAGCGCGGCGGGCGCGGGGTTGGCGCTGGGCCTGGGGGCCGTCGCCACAGGGTTCCTCTCCCTGGGCCGGGTGGGGCTGGAGCAGACCAAAACCCTTCAGGGGGGACTCAATACTCTCCAGGCCAACGGCTTGCGGGACCTGGACGGATTTCAAAAGCAGGTCCGGTCCCTGAAGGAGGAGTTGGGCACGGTCGGCAAGAGCCTGAGCGTCGCCAGCCTCACCGCGACGGCCGCCGACCTGGTGAAAGCCAACCTCAGCGCCAGCGACTCCTTGACCGTCCTGGCCGCCAGCTCCAAGCTCGCTGCTGCCGAGAACACGAACCTGAACCAGACGAGCGCGCAGCTCCTGATGAACGTCCGCCAGTACGGCCTGGGCGTGGAACAGGCGGGGCGCGTTGCGGACATGTTCGCCAAGGCCGGGAACCTCGCGGCAGGCACAGCCAACGACTTGAGCCTGGGCTTCGGCAAGGTGGGCGGCACGGGTCTTCAAGCGGGCATCGCAATGAACGACCTGCTGGGAATGCTGGTCGAGCTGGACCTCAAGGGGATGAGCGCCGCCGACGTGGGCGCTGACGCGCTCCGCACGGCCCTCTCGTCCCTCGCGGACCCGAGCGAGAAGGCCAAGGGCATCCTGAAGGGCCTTGGCGTCCAGATCGACGACACCTCCGGCAAGGCTCGCCCGGCGGGCGCCATCATGGCCGACCTCGGCGAAAAGATGCGCGGGATGGGCATCACCTTCAACGCAGCCACCGGGCAACTGGAGGGCAACGGGGAGGCGCTGCGGACCGTCGCCGGCCTGATGGACACCCGGGCCGCTGCCGCCGTCATCAGCCTGACCGGCGAGTGGCGCAAGCACGGCCAGGTCATTCAGGAGAGCGCGGGTTACGCCACCGAGTACGCCGACATCATGAATCAGGGCGTCGAGCCCGCACAGCGTCGGCTCAACACCGCTCTGGAGGACGCGGGGCTGGCCCTTGTCAAGAGCTTTGCCGGGCCCCTGGCGAACCTGCTGGATAAGGTCATCACCCCGGGGATCGAGACGCTGGGGAAGTTCGTCGAGAAGCTGGAGGGCGTCAGGTCGCCCGGCGAGTTGAAGGCCAGCCTCAAGATCACCGCCGAGGACAGCAACACCGTCGCCGTACTTAAGCTCCTGACTGGGGCCGGGGTCGCCCTCTCCACCGGGACCGACGGCAAGGGCGGCGTCGCCGGAATGGCGGCGGGTGCTCAAAAGCAGATCGACGACCTGGTCCGCGCCTTTAACGTGGCGCAGTTACAGGGGGCACTCGTCCAGGCAGGGGTGCTGGAACGGCAATTCAACCCCCTCAAGCAACTGGCACAGGCGCGGGCTATCGGTGCCGACGTGCCGAAGTACCAGCAACTGCTGGCCGACGCCCTCAACAAGAACACGCAGGCAAGTCAGGCTCTGCTGAGAGGCTTGCAGCCGCAGACCGGGACGGGCAGCCCCTCCATGTCCACGGGCGTGGCCGGGCTCTGGACGGCCAACACCATCGCCGCCCTGAAAGACGTGTTCGTCAACGATCCCAGGGTGTCGAGCGACTGCGCCATCATCGCCTCGCGCATCCTCCAGACCATCGGGGTGAGCATCAAGCCCAGCGCCAACGCCGCGCAACTGGAGCGGAACGCTGTCGCCGCCGGGGCGCAGCGGGTGGGCGTCCAGGGGGCGAATACAGGCGATCTCGTGGTCTACAGCTCCGGGAACGGTCGGAAATACGGGGCGACCTCGGGCAAGCACGTCGCTGTCGTCGTGGGGAGGGACAAGAAGGGAAACCTCCTCATCATCGAGAATCCGGGGTCCAGCAACACCCAGGTGGTCCCGATCTACGACACCCAGAACGCAGCCGTCTACCGCTTCAAAGAGTCGCCGATCAGCGCCTCCAGCCCGGCTGGACGCTACGGGACGGCGGGTGCCAGCGCGCCGTCGCCGGTAGCGCCCGCCGACCCGAACGCCGGCCTTAAAAAGGCCCTGGACCAGGGATACCACCTCATCAACCAGTACCGCGCCGCGCTCCGAAGTGGCGGGGAAGTCTGGCAGACCAAGGCAAAGGCGGCCCTCGACGAGTTCTTGAAAAACAACAGGGCCGCCGTGGGCGGGCTCAAGGACGACCTCGCCTCGCTCTCCAGACTCACGTCCGGGCGCACGACCGCCCGCTCGGGGTACGGTCAGGGATACGACCGCTTGAAGGGCCAGCTCGGCGAGGCGGAGTCGCTCTACAAACTCAGCGACGATGCCAGGGGGTACGTCAAGAGCCTGGACGCCATCGCGGTTGCCGCCCACCGGGCCGCTGATGCCGAGGAGAACAAGAACGGCAAGACCCGGAAGTATTACGCCCTCCTCGGCCTCGCGGGAGACGCCACCGGAAAGGCACGCTCCCAGCGCGATGCCCTGCAACGGGATGAGGATCAAGCAGACAGGGAAGGCGAGCGCCGTGCCCGTGAGGCGCAAGGGCGTCGCGCCCGGGTCGCCGAGGCGGCGCGGCAGGGCAACATCACCCTCGCCGAGCAGGAACTCGACCGCCTCCAGCAGATGCGCGAGAACGACCTGCGGGCGGTGGGCAAGAACGCCGAGGCCCGGGTGGCCGTCGAACGGCGCTATGCCGGGCAGATTTACGCCGCCCAGGTTGCGGTCGCCGAGCGGCGCCGCAAGGACGCCCTCGCGGACGCCGCCAACGGCCCCGCGCAGGAGCGCGCGCAGGCCGAGACCGTCGCCCAGAACGCCTACACCGCCACCGTCACGAAAGCCGCCGCCGACCGTGACGCACGGTTACAACAGGTCGAAGAGGAGTCCGAGGAACGCCGGAAAGCCCGGCAGCAACAGACTCAGGCGGTTATCCAGGCAGGTCGTCAACTCGACGTGCAACTCGCCCAGGCTCACCTCAAGAAGTTGGAGGGCCTCCGGGACGCCGACCTGAAAAAGGCCGGGGACAACGCGGCCCAGCGGGTCGCCGTCGAGAAGCGGTACGCGCAGGGCGTGCGCGCCGCCCAGGAGTCCATCGCCCAGGCTCAGTACACCGTCGCCGAGCGCGCCGCCCTCTCGGGCCCGGCCCAGAATCGGGAGGACGCCCTGCGGCTCGCCCGCGAGGAGCGTGACGCGGCGTTGCGCGCGGCGGCGAGCACGACGCGGGTGGACGATGCCATCGAGCAACAGGCCGTCAAGGTTCGCTCTCTGCGCGACTCCTACCACCAACTCGCCGAGTCCGTCCGCGAGAAGGTCGAGGCAGGTACGTTCGACGAGCAGGCACAGCAGGACGCAACCCGTCAGTTCAATGAACTGGGCCGCGCCGCGCGGGAGGCCGGGCTCTACCACGATCAGTACGCCGAGGGGGCGCGCAAGAGCACCTGGGAGGCTATCCAGGGGGGGCGGGCAGCCCAGGAGTACCAAGGGCACCTGCGGGACCTGGACGGCCAGTTGGAAGCGAGCGAGGCGGCCCAGACGGGAGCCGCTCAGCGCGCCGCCGACCTCGCCTCCTCGCTGGACGACCTGGGGGACCGCGCAGGTGCTCTCGCCACCCTGAACGCCGCCCTCGACGCCGTGATGGAGGCGGCAGGGCGTGGGGAGAATGTGGGGCAGGCGGTCAGCTTCCTCACAGGGGAGATTGACGGCCTGAGCGCCAGTCTCGACAGGGGCGCGCTGGAGCGGGCCCAGAACTTCCTCGCCAACGTCCGCGCTGAGCAGGACACCAGGGCCGATGAGGTTGCCACCACTGCCGAGCAGGCCCAGGGCAGCCGTGATCAGGCGGACGCGGGCAGGGTCGCTGGACTGGCAAAGGCGGGCGTGTTCGGCCTCACGAATTTCCTCGGGGGGGCTGCGAACAGCTTCTTCGGGGAGCGATTCTGGACCCAACTTGGCGAGCAGGGGCGAGAGCGGTTCCGCGCCGAACTCGACATGCTCACCCCTGCGGACTTCGCCAAGCTGGGCGAGACGGCCTTGCGTGGCCTGTCCGACCGGATCGGCGACGCTCCCGAGTGGGCGGACCTGAAGGCCAAGGTGAACGCGGGCATCACGATGGCCCTGGAGAATGGCGCCACCGACGCCGGATACCAGGACCTCAACATGCTGCTCACCCAGTTCGAGGGGCTGGATGCGGGGGCCTCCGACTACGCGGACACGCTGAGGGACGGGCTCCTCCCCGAACTGAAACGCATCCGCGACACGGCCACCGACCCGGCCCTCAAGGACATGGCGGATCGCGCTATCACCCGCCTTGAGGGGGAGGTGGACGCGGCCCGCTCACTCGCTGATGCCCTCCAAGAGGCCAAGCAGGCCCAGCTCGACCGCGACAAGGCAGCGGGCCGGGTCAGTGAGGCCGAGTACATCGACCGGCGCACCGGCATCCTCGCCTCGGCGGAGATCGCCCGTTATGCCCGGGAGAGCCAGGGTCTGACCGGGGCTGCCGCCCTCGCCGCGCAGGTCCAGTATCAGGAGCGCCTGGGCGCCATTTACGCGGACGGGGACCGCCAGCGGCAGGACCTCACCCTGCGTATCCAGGACGAGACGCTCGCCGTGCAACGCCAGCGTGAGGTAGACGAGCTGGAGGACCGCCATCAACGCGGGTTGATCAGCGAGACCAACTACCTGCAAGCGCGGCAGGTTCAGGCTGAGCAGGCCGCCCGGGACGAGTTCGCGCGCCGGGTACGCGGCCTGAAGGAGGGAAGCGAGGAGTACAGGGCGGCAGAGAAAAAGCTCCAGGCTGACCTGACCGCCATCCGGCAGCAGGGCGAGCGGGACCGCGCGAGCGGCCTGAAGGCAGCGCAGGACGAGCTGACAGCCGCCACCCGCGAGTACGCCCAGGCGATAGGGGAGACCGAGCGCCCCTACCAGACGCAGATCGCCAACCTGGAGTTGCTCAAGCAGAAGTACCCGGAACTCGCCTCCGGAATCGATCAGCTCATCGGGAAGTATCGGGAGCTTCAGGCGGCGGCGGACTTCGGGCCTCTGGCAAGCAGTCTTGGTGCTGCTGCTGGAATTCTCGGCAAGAACGGCCCGCTGAACGCGACGATCAGTGCCGGGCTCAGCGGCCTGGAAGCCTTTTTCAGCGCGGGCGGGAAGGCGGGCGGGCGCGGGGCCATTCTCATGGGGGCCGCCGCCTTCGTGGGCGGGCTCGTCGACGTGTTCAAGACGGGCGACGAGGACGTGGACGCCGTGGTGGGCACCTTGGTGTCCGGCCTCCAGGCCACGCTGATGCAGCTCGCCCAGGGCAACTGGGTGGGAGCGCTGCTCACCGGCGTCGCGACCCTCGTCGGCACCGTCATCGACCTCTTCCGGGGGGGCCGGAACAGTGCCCGGAAGGCCGCCCGGGAAATCGCCGACGCGACGAAGGACGTCAAGTTCTTCGACGTCTCGAAGTACGCGAAGGTGGTGTCCAGGGGCGGCTTCCTGGGGTTCCTCGGCTTCAAGAAAGCCGAGCTCGACGAGGAGGCGGTCTCGTTCGCGAAAACCCTCGGCGACGCGATCTACGAGGCGATTCAGGGCGGGATGCTCGACGGGATCAAGGCGGGGAAGACCTCGTTCACCGCTCTCGGTCTCGACCTGAAGAAGTCTCTCGCACAGAACATCCTGCAAGGGCTGATCGACGGGTTCCTGAAGGGCGAGGTGATGAAAAACATCATCCAGCCCTTCCTGGACCGGTTCATCGCGGCCAAGAAGACGGCCGACCCCCGTGACGACGTGCAGGCCGCCGCCGACCTCCAGCAGGCGGTGGTCTCCGGCAACGCGGAGATGGCGGACTTCTACAACAACGTGCTGGTGCCCACCTCGAAGCAGCTCGGCGTGTTCGGAGTGGACGCGGAGACGGGCACCGAAACCGGGAGCAGCCTGGGCGGCAACGCGGCCACCGACCTCGGCCTGGCCTCCGCCCCGACCGGCGTCGTCGCGGCGCCGGACTGGGCTGCGCCCCTGAACGCCGCCCTGCCCCCCTTCACCAGGGCTCTGGTCGCGGTGACCCCGCTGCTCGAGCGCCTGACCGACGAGGGGATCGGCGTGAACGCGGTTTCGAGCGTCGTTGTGCGGGCCAGCAGCGACCTGCGCGCCTACGCCACCCGCTGA
- a CDS encoding HNH endonuclease, giving the protein MLRFDRQKGRCHYCGEVLELVGRNKFQVDHFIPLSRGGANAMNNIVCACPGCNRAKGSKFPWDFRPARFDVGCGRDD; this is encoded by the coding sequence ATGCTCAGGTTCGACCGGCAGAAGGGGCGATGCCACTACTGCGGGGAGGTGCTGGAACTCGTGGGGCGGAACAAATTTCAGGTGGACCACTTCATTCCGCTCAGCCGAGGGGGAGCGAACGCTATGAATAACATCGTTTGCGCCTGCCCCGGCTGTAACCGGGCGAAGGGGTCCAAGTTTCCCTGGGACTTCAGGCCCGCGCGTTTCGATGTGGGATGTGGGCGGGATGACTGA
- a CDS encoding helix-turn-helix domain-containing protein: MNPEVRQAVREAMKDRELTQVELAQRLGMTQPALAKMLTGRTGQVPESWQKVLDELGLKLIAVPK; this comes from the coding sequence ATGAATCCGGAAGTGCGTCAGGCGGTACGAGAGGCGATGAAGGACCGCGAGCTGACGCAGGTGGAACTTGCTCAACGCCTCGGCATGACGCAACCGGCGCTCGCCAAGATGCTCACGGGCCGCACCGGGCAGGTGCCTGAGAGCTGGCAGAAGGTGCTTGACGAGCTTGGGCTGAAGCTCATCGCGGTCCCCAAGTAG